From the Quercus lobata isolate SW786 chromosome 6, ValleyOak3.0 Primary Assembly, whole genome shotgun sequence genome, one window contains:
- the LOC115950670 gene encoding probable histone H2A.1, with amino-acid sequence MAGRGKSLAAGTAKKSTSRSNKAGLQFPVGSIARFLKTGKYAERVGGGAPVYLAAVLEYLAVEVLELVGNATRDNKKPRIVPRHIQLAVRNDEELSKLLGSMTITNGGVLPNIHNMLLPKKTSAGSKSSPIDD; translated from the exons ATGGCCGGAAGAGGCAAATCTCTCGCCGCAGGCACTGCCAAGAAGAGCACATCTCGGAGCAACAAGGCCGGTCTCCAGTTCCCCGTCGGCAGTATCGCCCGTTTCCTCAAAACTGGCAAGTACGCTGAACGCGTTGGCGGTGGCGCCCCTGTCTACCTCGCCGCCGTCCTCGAGTATCTTGCTGTCGAG gttttggaatTGGTTGGGAATGCAACGAGAGACAACAAGAAGCCACGCATAGTGCCACGTCATATCCAGTTGGCGGTGAGGAACGACGAGGAACTGAGTAAGCTTCTTGGGTCTATGACCATCACAAACGGTGGCGTTTTGCCCAACATTCACAACATGCTCTTGCCTAAGAAAACCAGCGCCGGTTCCAAGAGCAGCCCAATCGATGACTAG